One Proteinivorax tanatarense DNA segment encodes these proteins:
- a CDS encoding ABC transporter permease produces the protein MSTYILRRLLQMIPVFIGITIVSFSIVHLAPGSPIDIMASPETHPDDLARLEELWGLNDPVYVQYGRWFKSFVTGDFGRSFRTGEPVLEILLARLPNTIQLNLFSLIFALVIAIPVGIFSALRQYSVGDYIATFLTFFGIAMPNFWFALLLLYLFYIRLEWLPGMQMRTIGVSTETHGLFVVLVDRIRHLILPTIVMGTHSMASFTRYMRASMLQVIREDYIRTARAKGLSERVVIYKHALRNGMIPLVTILTFTIPSLLAGSVVIEQIFSWPGVGRTVFQAIGQRDYNIVMAFNTVMATLTMVFMLLADIAYVVVDPRIRFD, from the coding sequence ATGTCGACGTATATTTTAAGAAGGCTTTTACAGATGATTCCAGTTTTTATTGGAATAACAATTGTATCATTTTCAATTGTTCATTTAGCACCTGGTTCGCCTATTGATATTATGGCGAGTCCGGAGACTCATCCAGATGATTTAGCGAGACTAGAAGAATTATGGGGGTTGAATGACCCGGTTTATGTGCAATATGGTAGATGGTTTAAATCATTTGTTACCGGTGATTTTGGGAGGAGTTTTAGAACAGGTGAGCCAGTACTAGAAATTCTTCTTGCTAGGTTGCCTAATACTATTCAGCTAAATCTCTTTTCTTTGATTTTTGCTTTGGTTATAGCGATACCTGTAGGGATATTTTCAGCGTTGAGGCAGTACTCAGTTGGTGATTATATAGCTACTTTTTTAACTTTTTTTGGTATAGCGATGCCCAACTTCTGGTTTGCGCTGTTACTATTATATTTATTCTATATAAGGCTAGAGTGGCTGCCAGGAATGCAGATGCGAACGATTGGTGTATCTACAGAAACCCATGGGCTTTTTGTAGTCTTAGTGGATCGAATTCGACACTTGATTCTTCCAACCATAGTTATGGGTACTCATTCTATGGCAAGTTTTACCCGTTATATGAGAGCTAGCATGCTGCAGGTAATTAGAGAAGATTATATTAGAACGGCCCGTGCAAAAGGATTATCAGAAAGAGTGGTAATATATAAGCATGCTTTGAGAAATGGTATGATCCCACTAGTGACCATACTAACCTTTACTATCCCTAGTCTTTTAGCTGGGTCTGTAGTTATTGAACAAATTTTTTCGTGGCCTGGAGTAGGTAGAACAGTATTTCAAGCTATAGGCCAGCGGGATTACAATATTGTTATGGCATTCAACACTGTTATGGCGACACTTACTATGGTGTTTATGTTATTGGCAGATATAGCATATGTTGTTGTAGATCCGAGAATAAGATTCGACTAA
- a CDS encoding ABC transporter permease, which yields MSDKKNKNVDVKELNAEQLLKEADKKAEDSSMWRTFIRRFKRSKTAIIGFILLIIMFSTAIFGPIIYAGFEFSIGDMEISWGGTHGHHYRSQNLDNNLAPQSWEHPLGTDHLGRDVLARVLWGGRVSLAVGFVAMGIAGTIGIILGASAGYFGGAVDMIIMRFTEIIMSFPLLFLLLTILALFDGGGIMLIMVVIGLTGWTGICRLVRAEFLSLRERDFTQAAQALGASDIRIIFKHILPNAMAPLIVSITLGVGGAILTETTLSFLGIGITPPDPSWGNVLNDGQSYLRDHHHLTTYPGLFIFLTILGYNFLGDGLRDSLDPRLKQ from the coding sequence ATGTCAGATAAAAAAAATAAAAACGTTGATGTTAAAGAACTTAATGCTGAGCAGCTATTGAAAGAGGCCGATAAAAAAGCTGAAGATAGTAGTATGTGGAGAACGTTCATTAGACGATTTAAAAGGAGTAAAACAGCTATTATAGGTTTTATTCTTCTCATTATTATGTTTTCTACTGCTATTTTTGGTCCTATAATATACGCTGGATTTGAATTTTCAATTGGTGATATGGAAATATCATGGGGCGGTACCCATGGACACCATTATAGAAGTCAAAATCTTGATAATAACCTTGCCCCACAAAGCTGGGAGCATCCACTAGGTACCGATCACCTTGGTCGTGATGTTTTGGCTCGTGTGCTATGGGGAGGTAGGGTCTCTTTAGCTGTTGGGTTTGTAGCTATGGGGATTGCTGGAACCATAGGTATTATTTTGGGAGCTAGCGCAGGATATTTTGGCGGCGCTGTAGATATGATTATTATGCGCTTTACGGAGATAATTATGAGCTTCCCACTTTTGTTTTTATTGTTAACTATCTTAGCGTTATTTGATGGCGGGGGCATAATGCTTATAATGGTTGTTATTGGATTAACTGGTTGGACTGGCATATGTCGTTTGGTAAGAGCTGAATTTTTATCTTTGAGGGAGAGGGATTTTACACAAGCAGCACAAGCTCTAGGAGCTAGTGACATAAGAATTATTTTCAAGCATATCCTTCCAAATGCAATGGCCCCTTTAATTGTTTCTATAACTCTAGGTGTTGGTGGTGCGATTTTGACTGAGACGACTTTAAGCTTCTTAGGTATCGGAATAACTCCCCCCGATCCTAGTTGGGGAAATGTTTTGAATGATGGACAATCTTATTTGAGAGATCATCATCACTTAACAACTTACCCAGGATTATTTATTTTCTTGACTATTTTGGGTTATAACTTCTTAGGTGATGGTTTGAGAGATTCTTTGGATCCAAGACTTAAACAATAA